In Luteimonas viscosa, the genomic window CAAAAGCCGCGCGCCGCAAGGGAATGGCGGTCACGCTCGACGAAGTGGCCGCCCTGGCCAAGGTGTCGCCGATGACGGTCTCGCGCGTGGTCAACGGCCACGGCAAGGTCCGCGACACCACGCGCGACCGGGTGATGCGCGCGGTGCGAGAACTGGGCTACACCCCGAACCTGGCGGCGAGCGCGTTGGCGACCGCGCAGGACACGCGGGTCGCACTGATCTACACCAACCCCAGCAGCGCCTACCTGCGCGAACTGCTGGTCGGCGCGCTGCGCGGCGCCACCCGCACCGCGGCGCAGCTGGTGATCGACACCTGGGACACGCTCGGCGCCAATGCGCAGCGCCAGGCGGCGCGCACGCTGGCCAAGCGCGTGGCCGGCGTGATCCTGCCGCCGCCGCTGTGCGAATCCAAGGGCGTGATCGCGGAGTTCATCGATGCCGATGTCCCGGTGGTGGCGATCGCTTCGGGGCGCTTCAACCACGACATCTCCTGCGTGCGCATCGACGATTTCCGCGCCAGCAAGGAGATCACCACGCACCTGGTCGCCGCCGGCCACCAGCGCATCGGCTACATCAAGGGCCATCCCAACCAGACCGCGAGCGTGCGCCGCTTCGAGGGATTCCAGGCGGCGCTGGCCGAAGCCGGCCTCCCGCTCGACGAGACCCTGGTCGAATCGGGTTACTTCACGTATCGCTCCGGACTCGAGGCCGCGGAAAAGCTGCTCGCCCACCCGGCGCCGCCGACGGCGATCTTCGCCAGCAACGACGACATGGCCGCCGCCGTGGTCTCGGTGGCGCATCGCCGGCACCTGGAGGTGCCGCAGGACCTGTCGGTGGTCGGATTCGACGACACCTCCGCCGCCACCACCGTCTGGCCGGAGCTGACCACCATCCGCCAGCCGATCGCGGCGATGGCCGATTCGGCGGTCGACATCCTGTTGCGCAGCATCCGCCGCAAGGACCGCAGCACGCGCATGCTGGTCGACCACGTCATTCCCCACCAGCTGGTCAAGCGCGATTCGGTGGCCCGCCCGGCCCGTTGACCCCCCGGCGCGCGGGGCGCCCGGGAGATCGCGACGCGGGTCGGCACGAAGGCGCTGGATGACTCCCATGGCGACCGGCGTGCGCAACGCCGCTCAGCGCAGCAGGTACTGGTTGAGCAGGTTCTCGTAACGTTCCTGCTTGCCGCTGGCCTGCTGCGGTTCGCCGTTCTTCGCGGCCAGGGCCGCCAGCTCGGCGAGGCCAAGCTTGCCGTCGGCGAACGACTTGCCGTCGCCCGCGTCGAAGCTTGCGTAGCGCTGCTTGCGCCACTGCTCCCACGGCGAGTCCTCGAGCAGCGCGTGCGCCACTTCCAGGCCGCGGGCGAACGCATCCATGCCGCCGATGTGGGCGAGGAACAGGTCCTCCATGTCGGTCGACTCGCGGCGCGGCTTGGCGTCGAAGTTCAGGCCGCCGACCAAGCCGCCCTGGCGCAGCACCACCATCATCGCACCAACGGTGTCGTACAGGTCGGTCGGGAACTGGTCGGTGTCCCAGCCGTTCTGCGCGTTGCCGCGGTTGGCGTCGATGCTGCCGAGCAGGCCGTGGTCGGCCGCGACCTGCAGGTCGTGCTCGAACGTGTGGCCCGACAGCGTGGCGTGGTTGGCCTCGATGTTGAGCATGAAGTCCTTGTCCAGGCCGTGCTCCCTGAGGAAGCCGGC contains:
- a CDS encoding LacI family DNA-binding transcriptional regulator, whose protein sequence is MAVTLDEVAALAKVSPMTVSRVVNGHGKVRDTTRDRVMRAVRELGYTPNLAASALATAQDTRVALIYTNPSSAYLRELLVGALRGATRTAAQLVIDTWDTLGANAQRQAARTLAKRVAGVILPPPLCESKGVIAEFIDADVPVVAIASGRFNHDISCVRIDDFRASKEITTHLVAAGHQRIGYIKGHPNQTASVRRFEGFQAALAEAGLPLDETLVESGYFTYRSGLEAAEKLLAHPAPPTAIFASNDDMAAAVVSVAHRRHLEVPQDLSVVGFDDTSAATTVWPELTTIRQPIAAMADSAVDILLRSIRRKDRSTRMLVDHVIPHQLVKRDSVARPAR